One window of Oscillibacter hominis genomic DNA carries:
- a CDS encoding tetratricopeptide repeat protein, producing the protein MSHEKIQERQLKLMRKGGATRGPIVMDEEILKEVEAALEKDPKDFIAWVSRGILYFNEDFEQAIESFSNALALQPFNGDQYYNRGRKFLSEDRYPQALADLVLSTRLDDKDAWKWHFRGVAHYFLEQYEEAIECFYRGIDCHLKNGTNNTPPERDWIFMAYLHMGQKEKALESIADITPDTPVEKGDLMYLKRCLLYTGQTSIDQFDREVDRSMPKRIITELYGAVVYCHWISGDDERAVEYLKEILAVNEDHHAFGYKMALLDKATWAKRFF; encoded by the coding sequence ATGAGTCACGAAAAAATCCAGGAAAGACAGCTTAAACTCATGAGAAAAGGCGGTGCCACCCGTGGGCCGATCGTCATGGACGAGGAGATCCTGAAAGAGGTGGAGGCAGCGCTGGAAAAGGATCCCAAGGATTTTATCGCCTGGGTTTCCAGAGGAATTCTGTACTTTAACGAGGACTTTGAACAGGCGATCGAAAGCTTTTCCAATGCGCTGGCCCTGCAGCCGTTCAACGGTGACCAGTACTACAACCGCGGCCGCAAATTCCTCTCTGAGGACCGCTATCCGCAGGCCCTGGCCGACCTGGTCCTCTCTACCCGCCTGGATGATAAGGACGCGTGGAAGTGGCATTTCCGGGGCGTGGCGCACTATTTCCTGGAGCAGTATGAAGAGGCCATCGAATGCTTTTACCGCGGCATTGACTGCCACCTGAAAAACGGCACCAACAACACCCCTCCGGAGCGAGACTGGATCTTCATGGCGTATCTGCACATGGGACAGAAGGAGAAGGCCCTGGAATCCATTGCTGACATTACCCCGGATACGCCCGTGGAGAAAGGCGACCTCATGTATCTCAAGCGCTGCCTTCTGTATACGGGCCAGACCAGCATCGACCAGTTCGACCGGGAGGTCGATCGCAGCATGCCCAAGAGAATCATCACGGAGCTGTATGGAGCGGTTGTCTACTGCCACTGGATCAGCGGCGACGATGAGCGGGCCGTCGAATATCTGAAGGAAATCCTGGCGGTGAATGAGGATCATCACGCGTTTGGCTACAAGATGGCTTTGCTGGACAAGGCCACCTGGGCAAAGAGGTTTTTTTAA
- the nikB gene encoding nickel ABC transporter permease, with the protein MVKYIVKRFIALIPVLLGVTLIIFTLLYFTPGDPAQIMLGDEAATPEAIAQIHEELGLDDPFWVRYGNYVLDLLHGNLGVSYLNKRPVAEMLIERLPKTMTLACVSAALAIVLGVTFGVIAAVKHNSIFDNLCMIFALGGVSMPHFWQGLLLMLLFGVKLGWLPISGYGTLAQLILPALTIGYGCMAIIARMTRSSMLEVINQDYINFAHAKGQKKFVIITRHALQNALIPIITTIALQFGILLGGSVITESIFAIPGIGKLMVDSIRASNYPVVQGGVLLIAFIYCVNNLLVDIIYALIDPRMKTSLSNAR; encoded by the coding sequence ATGGTTAAGTACATTGTTAAACGCTTTATAGCGCTGATCCCCGTGCTTTTGGGAGTAACACTGATCATCTTCACGCTGCTTTATTTTACTCCTGGCGACCCGGCTCAAATCATGCTGGGCGATGAGGCCGCAACACCCGAGGCGATTGCGCAGATTCATGAAGAGTTGGGCCTGGACGATCCCTTTTGGGTTCGGTATGGCAATTATGTCTTGGATTTGCTGCATGGCAACTTGGGCGTTTCCTACCTGAATAAAAGGCCGGTTGCGGAAATGCTGATCGAGCGTCTTCCCAAAACGATGACTCTGGCGTGCGTATCGGCTGCGCTTGCAATTGTCCTGGGCGTTACGTTTGGAGTGATCGCTGCAGTGAAGCACAACTCCATCTTTGATAACCTGTGTATGATTTTTGCCCTGGGCGGTGTGTCAATGCCCCACTTCTGGCAGGGATTGCTGCTGATGCTTTTGTTTGGCGTGAAATTGGGCTGGCTGCCAATATCGGGATACGGCACGTTAGCCCAACTGATTTTGCCGGCGTTGACGATTGGGTATGGGTGCATGGCGATCATCGCCAGAATGACGCGGTCAAGCATGCTGGAGGTAATCAATCAGGATTACATCAACTTTGCCCATGCAAAAGGCCAGAAAAAGTTCGTCATCATCACGCGGCATGCGCTCCAAAATGCCCTCATCCCCATTATTACAACGATTGCGCTGCAATTCGGAATCCTGTTGGGCGGCTCTGTCATTACTGAAAGCATTTTTGCCATTCCTGGCATTGGGAAGCTGATGGTCGACTCCATCCGCGCCAGCAATTATCCAGTCGTCCAGGGCGGCGTTTTGCTGATTGCGTTTATCTACTGCGTCAACAATCTGCTGGTGGATATTATCTACGCCTTGATCGACCCAAGGATGAAAACGAGTCTGAGTAACGCGAGGTGA
- a CDS encoding ABC transporter permease, translated as MGDKNTGAKVKSESYFTSVWSEFRKNKAAVLGMAILFAIIFVAIFADLLAPCDPYLQVYPEALQHPSAAHLFGTDEFGRDIFSRVLYGARVSLLVGVVSVAIACVFGSLLGASAGYFGGTYDAVVMRCMDVLLAIPSLLLNLSIVAALGKSVFNMMLAVGIANIPRYCRIMRASVLQIKNTEYVDAARTSGASNLFIILRHIIPNCLAPIIVQATLSVGSAIIACAGLSFLGVGIPAPIPEWGAMLSNGKDFLRHNAYITIFPGLAIMLTVLSLNLMGDGLRDAFDPKLRR; from the coding sequence GTGGGTGATAAAAATACAGGGGCAAAGGTAAAAAGCGAAAGCTATTTTACTTCCGTGTGGAGTGAATTCAGGAAAAACAAGGCTGCGGTGCTGGGGATGGCGATTTTATTTGCCATTATCTTTGTCGCCATATTTGCGGATCTGCTCGCACCCTGTGATCCTTATCTTCAGGTTTATCCAGAGGCCTTGCAGCATCCAAGCGCGGCCCATCTCTTTGGAACAGATGAGTTTGGGCGGGATATCTTCAGCAGAGTGCTTTACGGCGCCAGGGTATCTTTGCTGGTGGGCGTTGTGTCGGTTGCGATCGCGTGTGTTTTTGGAAGCCTTTTGGGGGCCAGCGCCGGTTACTTCGGCGGGACATATGACGCGGTTGTGATGCGCTGTATGGACGTTCTTCTTGCGATCCCCAGCCTCTTGCTGAACCTCTCGATCGTCGCTGCACTGGGCAAAAGCGTATTCAACATGATGCTGGCCGTCGGCATAGCCAATATCCCGAGATATTGCCGCATTATGAGAGCTTCCGTGCTGCAGATCAAGAACACAGAGTATGTCGACGCGGCGCGTACGTCGGGCGCTTCGAACCTGTTTATCATTCTGCGCCATATCATTCCCAACTGCCTTGCGCCAATCATTGTGCAGGCGACCCTCAGCGTTGGATCAGCCATCATTGCCTGCGCCGGACTGAGCTTTTTGGGCGTTGGAATCCCGGCCCCCATTCCGGAGTGGGGCGCGATGCTTTCCAACGGAAAGGACTTTTTGCGCCACAATGCGTACATCACGATTTTCCCGGGCCTTGCCATCATGCTGACGGTCCTCTCCCTGAACCTGATGGGGGACGGTCTGCGTGATGCATTCGACCCCAAATTACGTCGGTAA